A genomic stretch from Enterobacter dykesii includes:
- the rlmD gene encoding 23S rRNA (uracil(1939)-C(5))-methyltransferase RlmD has protein sequence MAQFYSAKRRVTTRQIITVEATDLDPFGQGVARHNGKTLFITGLLPSERAEITLTEDKRQYARGQVKRRLSDSPEREVPRCPHFGVCGGCQQQHASTGLQQKSKSRALARLLKHDVNEILADEPWGYRRRARLSLSYQPKTERLEMGFRKAGSSDIVDVQQCPILVPHLEALLPEVRICLSGLDGVRHLGHVELVMANNGPLMVLRHTAPLSKKDREKLERFSHSHDLALFLAPQSEILEQVTGEAPWYASNGLRLTFSPRDFIQVNDGVNQLMVEKALTWLDVQKSDRVLDLFCGMGNFTLPLARKAASVVGVEGVEALVAKGQENAQQNGLQNVTFFHQNLEEDVTQQPWAKQGFDKILLDPARAGAPGVMAHIIKLAPKRVVYVSCNPATLARDSEALLSAGYQIQRLAMLDMFPHTGHLESMVLFEHI, from the coding sequence ATGGCGCAATTCTACTCTGCAAAGCGACGCGTGACGACGCGTCAGATCATAACTGTTGAAGCCACGGACCTCGATCCTTTTGGTCAGGGGGTGGCGCGGCACAACGGTAAGACACTGTTTATAACAGGTTTGCTGCCATCAGAACGAGCAGAAATTACGCTGACGGAAGATAAACGCCAGTACGCGCGCGGCCAGGTAAAGCGCCGACTGAGCGATAGCCCGGAACGCGAAGTGCCTCGCTGCCCCCATTTTGGCGTCTGCGGGGGCTGCCAGCAACAGCATGCGAGCACAGGATTACAGCAAAAAAGCAAAAGCCGCGCGCTGGCGCGCCTGCTTAAACACGACGTTAATGAGATCCTCGCCGACGAGCCCTGGGGCTATCGTCGACGCGCGCGCCTGAGCCTCAGCTATCAGCCAAAAACGGAACGTCTGGAGATGGGGTTTCGCAAGGCCGGTTCCAGTGACATTGTCGATGTGCAGCAGTGCCCTATTTTGGTGCCCCATCTTGAGGCATTGCTTCCGGAAGTGCGCATCTGTCTTTCCGGACTGGACGGCGTTCGCCACCTCGGGCATGTCGAACTGGTCATGGCCAACAATGGACCGCTGATGGTCCTGCGCCATACCGCGCCGTTGTCGAAAAAAGATCGCGAAAAACTGGAACGCTTTTCGCATTCCCACGACCTGGCGCTTTTCCTTGCACCACAAAGCGAGATACTTGAGCAGGTTACCGGTGAGGCACCCTGGTATGCGTCAAACGGGCTACGCTTAACGTTCAGCCCGCGGGATTTCATTCAGGTGAATGATGGCGTTAACCAACTGATGGTTGAGAAAGCGCTGACGTGGCTGGATGTTCAGAAAAGCGATCGGGTGCTCGATCTGTTCTGCGGAATGGGCAACTTTACGCTGCCGCTGGCGCGAAAAGCGGCCAGCGTCGTCGGCGTGGAAGGTGTTGAGGCGCTGGTGGCGAAAGGGCAGGAGAACGCGCAGCAGAACGGCTTGCAAAATGTGACATTCTTTCATCAAAATCTTGAGGAAGATGTCACCCAACAGCCGTGGGCAAAACAGGGCTTTGATAAAATTTTGCTCGACCCGGCACGTGCCGGTGCCCCGGGCGTGATGGCACATATTATTAAACTCGCGCCGAAGCGCGTGGTCTATGTTTCCTGTAACCCGGCAACGCTTGCACGAGACAGCGAGGCATTACTCAGCGCGGGTTACCAGATTCAGCGTCTGGCAATGCTGGACATGTTCCCGCACACTGGACATCTGGAATCGATGGTGTTGTTCGAGCACATCTAA
- the barA gene encoding two-component sensor histidine kinase BarA, which produces MTNYSLRARMMILILAPTVLIGLLLSIFFVVHRYNDLQRQLEDAGASIIEPLAVSSEYGMNLQNRESIGQLISVLHRRHSDIVRAISVYDENNRLFVTSNFHLDPTSLKIPDGTPFPRHLTVLRRGDIMILRTPIVSESYSPDESAQSDAKSSNNMLGYVALELDLKSVRLQQYKEIFISGVMMLFCIGIALIFGWRLMRDVTGPIRNMVNTVDRIRRGQLDSRVEGFMLGELDMLKNGINSMAMSLAAYHEEMQHNVDQATSDLRETLEQMEIQNVELDLAKKRAQEAARIKSEFLANMSHELRTPLNGVIGFTRLTLKSELNPTQRDHLHTIERSANNLLAIINDVLDFSKLEAGKLILESIPFPLRSTLDEVVTLLAHSSHDKGLELTLNIKNDVPDNVIGDPLRLQQVITNLVGNAIKFTESGNIDVLVEKRSISSNKVQIEVQIRDTGIGIPERDQSRLFQAFRQADASISRRHGGTGLGLVITQRLVNEMGGDISFHSQPNRGSTFWFHINLDLNPNVLTDGPVTDCLKGKRLAYVEPNAAAAQCALDILSTTPLEVVYSPTFSALAVEHYDILLMGIPVTFTGELTMQQERLAKAASMTDYLLLALPCHAQINAEELKNDGAAACLLKPLTSTRLLPALTEYCRHSQHALPLINDEQKLPMSVMAVDDNPANLKLIGALLEDQVQHVELCTSGAQAVEQAKQMQFDLILMDIQMPGMDGIRACELIHQLPHQQQTPVIAVTAHAMAGQKEKLLSAGMNDYLAKPIDEEKLHNLLLRYKPGHIGGTYTVSSEPVEISVNQNATFDWQLALRQAAGKPDLAREMLQMLVAFLPEIRNKVEEQLVGENPEALLEAIHKLHGSCGYSGVPRLKNLCQLLEQQLRAGTPESELEPEFLELLDEMDNVTREATKVLGS; this is translated from the coding sequence ATGACCAACTACAGCCTGCGTGCACGCATGATGATTTTGATCCTCGCCCCCACCGTATTGATCGGTTTGCTGCTGAGTATCTTCTTTGTGGTGCATCGCTATAACGATTTGCAGCGACAGCTGGAAGACGCCGGAGCCAGCATTATCGAACCGCTGGCGGTCTCCAGCGAGTACGGGATGAACCTGCAAAACCGGGAATCCATTGGTCAGTTAATTAGCGTCCTGCATCGTCGTCACTCGGACATCGTGCGGGCTATCTCCGTTTATGATGAAAACAACCGTCTGTTTGTTACCTCGAATTTTCACCTTGACCCGACGTCCCTGAAAATTCCTGACGGCACGCCGTTCCCGCGCCATCTCACCGTATTGCGGCGCGGCGATATCATGATCCTGCGCACGCCGATCGTGTCGGAAAGCTATTCACCCGATGAGTCAGCGCAATCCGACGCTAAATCCAGCAACAATATGCTGGGATATGTGGCGCTCGAGCTGGATCTCAAGTCGGTCCGGCTACAGCAGTACAAAGAAATTTTTATCTCTGGCGTGATGATGCTGTTCTGCATTGGCATTGCGCTGATCTTCGGCTGGCGCCTGATGCGTGACGTGACAGGCCCCATCCGCAACATGGTTAACACGGTTGACCGCATCCGCCGGGGTCAGCTCGACAGCCGGGTGGAAGGGTTTATGCTGGGCGAGCTGGATATGCTGAAAAACGGCATCAACTCGATGGCCATGTCGCTGGCGGCGTATCATGAAGAGATGCAGCACAACGTTGACCAGGCGACGTCCGACCTGCGCGAAACGCTGGAGCAGATGGAGATCCAGAACGTTGAGCTGGATCTGGCGAAAAAGCGCGCCCAGGAAGCCGCGCGCATTAAATCCGAATTCCTTGCCAATATGTCACACGAGCTGAGAACCCCGCTGAACGGCGTGATCGGCTTTACCCGCCTGACGCTGAAAAGCGAACTGAATCCTACTCAGCGCGATCACCTGCACACCATTGAACGCTCGGCCAACAACCTGCTGGCGATCATCAACGACGTGCTGGACTTCTCCAAGCTGGAAGCGGGCAAGCTGATCCTGGAAAGCATTCCGTTCCCGCTGCGCAGTACGCTCGATGAGGTGGTGACGCTGCTCGCGCACTCATCGCATGACAAAGGCCTTGAGCTGACGCTCAACATTAAAAACGACGTGCCGGATAACGTCATTGGCGATCCGCTCCGCCTGCAGCAGGTCATTACCAACCTTGTCGGGAATGCCATTAAATTCACCGAAAGCGGTAATATCGACGTCCTGGTAGAGAAACGCTCGATCAGCAGTAATAAGGTGCAGATTGAAGTCCAGATCCGCGATACCGGCATCGGTATTCCGGAACGGGATCAGTCGCGTCTGTTCCAGGCGTTCCGTCAGGCGGATGCCAGTATATCCCGCCGTCATGGCGGCACCGGTCTGGGGCTGGTAATCACGCAGCGTCTGGTGAACGAGATGGGCGGCGATATCTCTTTCCACAGCCAGCCAAACCGCGGTTCAACCTTCTGGTTCCACATTAATCTGGATCTCAATCCGAACGTGCTGACCGATGGCCCGGTGACGGACTGCCTGAAAGGCAAGCGTCTGGCCTACGTCGAACCTAATGCGGCGGCAGCGCAGTGTGCGCTCGATATTTTAAGCACCACGCCGCTGGAGGTGGTCTATAGCCCTACCTTCTCAGCCCTTGCCGTTGAGCATTACGACATTCTGCTGATGGGGATCCCGGTCACCTTCACCGGCGAACTGACCATGCAGCAGGAGCGGCTGGCGAAAGCCGCATCGATGACCGACTATTTGCTGCTGGCGCTACCCTGCCACGCCCAGATTAATGCGGAGGAGTTGAAAAACGACGGAGCCGCCGCGTGTCTGCTGAAACCGCTCACCTCGACCCGCCTCCTGCCCGCGCTCACGGAGTATTGCCGTCATAGCCAGCATGCTCTCCCGCTGATTAACGACGAGCAAAAATTGCCGATGAGCGTGATGGCGGTGGATGATAATCCGGCCAACCTGAAGCTGATTGGCGCATTGCTTGAGGACCAGGTTCAGCACGTTGAGCTGTGCACCAGCGGCGCGCAGGCGGTTGAACAGGCGAAGCAGATGCAGTTCGATTTAATCCTGATGGATATTCAGATGCCGGGCATGGATGGCATTCGGGCCTGTGAGCTGATCCACCAGTTGCCGCATCAGCAGCAAACCCCGGTCATTGCGGTCACCGCGCACGCGATGGCCGGTCAGAAAGAGAAGCTGCTGAGCGCCGGGATGAATGACTATCTGGCGAAGCCCATCGATGAAGAGAAGCTTCATAACCTGCTGTTACGCTATAAGCCGGGTCACATTGGCGGGACATACACGGTTTCCAGCGAGCCGGTTGAAATCAGCGTTAACCAGAACGCCACCTTTGACTGGCAGCTCGCGCTGCGCCAGGCGGCCGGTAAACCCGATTTGGCCCGCGAAATGCTGCAAATGCTGGTCGCGTTTCTGCCGGAAATTCGCAATAAGGTGGAAGAGCAGCTGGTGGGTGAAAACCCGGAAGCGCTGCTGGAAGCAATCCACAAGCTGCACGGCAGCTGCGGGTACAGCGGCGTACCTCGGCTGAAAAATCTTTGCCAACTGCTGGAGCAGCAGCTGCGTGCCGGCACACCGGAATCGGAGCTTGAACCGGAGTTCCTGGAGCTGCTGGATGAGATGGATAACGTAACGCGGGAAGCAACGAAGGTGCTGGGAAGCTGA
- the relA gene encoding GTP diphosphokinase — protein MVAVRSAHLNKAGEFDPQKWIASLGISSQQSCERLTETWAYCLRTTQGHPDADLLLWRGVEMVEILSMLNMDIETLQAALLFPLADADVVSEDVLRDSVGKSVVALIHGVRDMAAIRQLKAAHTDSVSSEQVDNVRRMLLAMVDDFRCVVIKLAERIAHLREVKDAPEDERVLAAKECTNIYAPLANRLGIGQLKWELEDYCFRYLHPAEYKRIAKLLHERRIDREHYIEEFVGGLRQAMKEENVRAEVYGRPKHIYSIWRKMQKKHLAFDELFDVRAVRIVAERLQDCYAALGIVHTHFRHLPDEFDDYVANPKPNGYQSIHTVVLGPGGKTVEIQIRTKQMHEDAELGVAAHWKYKEGTSGGARSGHEDRIAWLRKLIAWQEEMADSGEMLDEVRSQVFDDRVYVFTPKGDVVDLPAGSTPLDFAYHIHSDVGHRCIGAKIGGRIVPFTYQLQMGDQIEIITQKQPNPSRDWLNPNLGYVTTSRGRSKIHAWFRKQDRDKNILAGRQILDDELEHIGISLKEAEKFLLPRYNFNELDELLAAIGGGDIRLNQMVNFLQAQFNKPSAEEQDAAALKQLQQKTYAPQQRSKDNGRVVVEGVGNLMHHIARCCQPIPGDDIVGFITQGRGISIHRSDCDQLAELQSHAPERIVEAVWGESYSAGYSLVVRVTANDRSGLLRDITTILANEKVNVLGVASRSDTREQLATIDMTIEIYNLQVLGRVLGKLNQVPDVIDARRLHGG, from the coding sequence ATGGTTGCGGTAAGAAGTGCACATCTCAATAAAGCTGGGGAGTTTGACCCACAAAAATGGATCGCAAGTCTGGGAATTTCCAGCCAGCAGTCGTGTGAACGCTTAACCGAAACCTGGGCCTATTGTCTGCGCACCACGCAGGGGCATCCGGATGCCGATCTTCTCCTGTGGCGCGGCGTGGAGATGGTGGAAATCTTATCCATGCTGAACATGGATATTGAAACGCTGCAGGCCGCGCTGCTCTTCCCCCTCGCGGATGCGGACGTGGTCAGCGAAGATGTGCTGCGCGACAGCGTCGGGAAATCCGTCGTCGCGCTGATCCACGGCGTGCGCGATATGGCGGCCATTCGCCAGCTCAAAGCCGCGCACACCGATTCCGTCTCATCTGAGCAGGTCGATAACGTTCGCCGGATGCTGCTGGCCATGGTGGATGACTTCCGCTGCGTGGTCATCAAGCTTGCCGAGCGTATTGCCCACCTGCGTGAGGTGAAGGATGCGCCGGAAGACGAGCGCGTGCTGGCGGCCAAAGAGTGTACAAATATCTACGCGCCGCTGGCGAACCGCTTAGGGATTGGTCAACTGAAATGGGAGCTGGAAGATTACTGCTTCCGTTACCTGCACCCGGCGGAATACAAACGTATTGCCAAACTGCTGCACGAGCGCCGTATCGACCGCGAGCATTATATCGAGGAATTTGTCGGCGGGCTGCGCCAGGCGATGAAAGAAGAGAACGTACGCGCCGAAGTCTACGGTCGGCCTAAGCATATCTACAGCATCTGGCGCAAAATGCAGAAGAAACACCTCGCCTTTGACGAGCTGTTTGACGTGCGCGCCGTGCGTATCGTGGCGGAGCGTCTGCAGGACTGCTACGCCGCGCTGGGGATAGTACACACTCACTTCCGTCATCTTCCCGATGAGTTCGATGACTATGTCGCCAACCCCAAACCGAACGGCTATCAGTCTATCCATACCGTTGTGCTTGGCCCTGGCGGCAAAACGGTCGAGATTCAGATCCGCACTAAACAGATGCACGAAGACGCCGAGCTGGGCGTTGCCGCGCACTGGAAATACAAAGAAGGTACGTCCGGCGGAGCGCGTTCTGGCCACGAAGACCGCATTGCCTGGCTGCGCAAGCTGATTGCGTGGCAGGAAGAGATGGCCGACTCCGGCGAGATGCTCGACGAAGTGCGCAGCCAGGTCTTTGACGATCGCGTCTACGTCTTTACCCCAAAAGGGGACGTTGTCGACCTGCCGGCGGGCTCTACGCCGCTCGATTTTGCCTACCACATCCACAGCGATGTGGGACACCGCTGCATCGGGGCGAAAATTGGCGGGCGTATTGTACCGTTCACCTATCAGCTGCAGATGGGTGACCAGATTGAAATCATTACCCAGAAGCAGCCCAACCCGAGCCGTGACTGGCTTAACCCGAACCTGGGCTACGTCACCACCAGCCGCGGGCGCTCAAAAATTCACGCCTGGTTCCGTAAGCAGGATCGTGACAAGAACATCCTTGCCGGTCGTCAGATCCTCGACGACGAGCTGGAGCATATCGGAATCAGCCTGAAAGAGGCGGAAAAATTCCTGCTGCCGCGCTACAACTTCAACGAGCTTGACGAGCTGTTAGCGGCCATTGGCGGCGGTGATATTCGTCTGAATCAGATGGTGAACTTCCTGCAGGCGCAGTTCAATAAGCCAAGCGCGGAAGAGCAGGACGCGGCGGCGCTGAAGCAGCTGCAGCAGAAAACCTACGCGCCGCAGCAGCGCAGCAAAGACAACGGCCGCGTGGTGGTTGAAGGCGTAGGTAACCTGATGCACCACATTGCCCGCTGCTGCCAGCCTATTCCGGGCGACGATATCGTCGGCTTTATCACTCAGGGACGCGGAATTTCGATTCACCGTTCCGACTGCGACCAGCTTGCCGAGCTGCAGTCGCATGCGCCGGAGCGCATCGTGGAAGCGGTCTGGGGTGAGAGCTATTCTGCCGGCTACTCGCTGGTGGTGCGCGTCACTGCCAACGACCGCAGCGGCCTGCTGCGCGACATCACGACCATTCTCGCCAACGAGAAGGTCAACGTGCTGGGCGTCGCCAGCCGCAGCGATACCCGCGAGCAGCTTGCCACCATCGATATGACCATCGAAATCTACAACCTGCAGGTGCTGGGCCGCGTGCTTGGCAAGCTGAACCAGGTGCCGGATGTGATAGACGCGCGTCGTCTGCACGGCGGTTAA
- the pyrG gene encoding glutamine hydrolyzing CTP synthase, whose amino-acid sequence MTTNYIFVTGGVVSSLGKGIAAASLAAILEARGLNVTMMKLDPYINVDPGTMSPIQHGEVFVTEDGAETDLDLGHYERFIRTKMTRRNNFTTGRIYSDVLRKERRGDYLGATVQVIPHITNAIKERIVAGGEGHDVVLVEIGGTVGDIESLPFLEAIRQLAVDIGREHALFMHLTLVPYMAAAGEVKTKPTQHSVKELLSIGIQPDILVCRSDRAVPANERAKIALFCNVPEKAVISMKDVDSIYKIPGLLKSQGLDDYICKRFSLNCPEANLSEWEQVIYEEANPAGEVTIGMVGKYIELPDAYKSVIEALKHGGLKNRVSVNIKLIDSQDVETRGVEILKDLDAILIPGGFGYRGVEGKIATARYARENNIPYLGICLGMQVALIEFARNVAGMENANSTEFVPDCKYPVVALITEWRDEEGNVEVRTEKSDLGGTMRLGAQACQLSDDSVVRKLYGEPVITERHRHRYEVNNMLLKPIEAAGLRVAGRSGDDQLVEIIEVPNHPWFVACQFHPEFTSTPRDGHPLFAGFVKAASDYQKRQAK is encoded by the coding sequence ATGACAACGAACTATATTTTTGTGACCGGCGGGGTCGTATCCTCTCTGGGTAAAGGCATTGCCGCAGCCTCCCTCGCAGCCATTCTTGAAGCCCGTGGCCTCAATGTGACCATGATGAAACTGGATCCGTACATCAACGTCGATCCGGGCACCATGAGCCCAATCCAACACGGGGAAGTGTTCGTTACTGAAGACGGCGCTGAAACCGATCTGGATCTTGGCCACTACGAGCGTTTCATCCGCACCAAAATGACCCGTCGTAACAACTTCACGACTGGTCGCATCTACTCCGACGTTCTGCGTAAAGAGCGCCGTGGTGACTATCTGGGTGCAACCGTTCAGGTTATCCCGCACATCACTAACGCAATTAAAGAACGCATTGTTGCGGGTGGCGAAGGCCACGATGTGGTGCTGGTTGAAATCGGCGGTACCGTGGGTGATATCGAATCCCTGCCATTCCTGGAAGCGATTCGTCAGTTGGCGGTAGATATCGGCCGTGAGCACGCGCTGTTCATGCACCTGACTCTGGTGCCGTACATGGCCGCCGCAGGTGAAGTGAAAACCAAGCCGACTCAGCACTCTGTGAAAGAACTGCTCTCCATTGGTATTCAGCCAGACATCCTGGTTTGCCGCTCCGATCGCGCGGTTCCGGCGAACGAACGTGCGAAAATTGCATTGTTCTGTAACGTGCCTGAAAAAGCCGTTATTTCAATGAAAGATGTCGATTCCATTTATAAAATCCCGGGCCTGTTGAAATCTCAGGGCCTGGACGATTATATTTGTAAACGATTCAGCTTGAACTGTCCGGAAGCGAACCTGTCTGAATGGGAACAGGTTATTTACGAAGAAGCCAATCCGGCAGGCGAAGTGACTATCGGTATGGTCGGCAAGTACATTGAACTGCCGGATGCCTATAAGTCAGTGATCGAAGCGCTGAAACACGGTGGTCTGAAGAACCGTGTTTCCGTGAACATCAAGCTGATTGATTCTCAGGATGTTGAAACGCGTGGCGTTGAAATCCTGAAAGATCTGGATGCTATCCTCATCCCTGGCGGCTTCGGCTACCGTGGTGTTGAAGGCAAGATCGCCACCGCGCGCTATGCGCGTGAAAACAATATTCCATACCTCGGCATCTGCCTGGGTATGCAGGTTGCGCTGATCGAATTTGCGCGCAACGTAGCGGGAATGGAAAACGCGAACTCTACGGAATTTGTGCCAGACTGTAAGTACCCTGTTGTGGCGCTTATCACCGAATGGCGTGACGAAGAAGGTAACGTCGAAGTCCGTACCGAGAAGAGCGATCTGGGTGGCACCATGCGTCTTGGCGCACAGGCCTGCCAGCTGTCTGATGATAGCGTGGTTCGCAAGCTGTATGGCGAGCCGGTCATCACCGAGCGCCATCGTCACCGCTATGAAGTCAACAACATGCTGTTGAAACCTATTGAAGCCGCGGGCCTGCGTGTTGCGGGCCGCTCCGGGGATGATCAGTTAGTCGAGATCATCGAAGTGCCAAACCATCCGTGGTTTGTCGCCTGCCAGTTCCACCCGGAATTTACTTCAACGCCACGTGACGGGCATCCGCTGTTTGCAGGCTTCGTGAAGGCCGCTAGCGACTACCAGAAGCGTCAGGCGAAGTAA
- the mazG gene encoding nucleoside triphosphate pyrophosphohydrolase has translation MTQIDRLLGIMKRLRDPENGCPWDKEQTFATIAPYTLEETYEVLDAISREDFDDLRGELGDLLFQVVFYAQMAQEEGRFNFDDICAAISDKLERRHPHIFGDATAGNSAEVLARWEQIKSAERAEKSQHSALDDIPLSLPALMRAHKIQKRCSAVGFDWTSLGPVLDKVHEEIDEVMHEAQQAVVDEAKLEEEMGDLLFATVNLSRHLGVKAETALQKANLKFERRFREVERIVASRGLEMSGIDLEAMEEVWQEVKRQESDL, from the coding sequence ATGACTCAAATCGACCGCCTGCTCGGCATCATGAAACGCCTGCGCGACCCGGAAAATGGCTGTCCGTGGGACAAAGAGCAGACTTTCGCCACCATTGCGCCTTATACCCTCGAAGAAACCTACGAGGTGCTGGACGCCATTTCCCGCGAAGATTTTGACGACCTGCGCGGCGAATTGGGCGACCTGCTGTTCCAGGTGGTGTTCTATGCGCAAATGGCGCAGGAAGAAGGGCGCTTTAACTTTGACGATATCTGCGCTGCCATCAGCGACAAGCTTGAGCGCCGTCATCCCCATATCTTCGGCGATGCCACCGCAGGGAACAGCGCTGAGGTGCTGGCCCGCTGGGAGCAGATCAAAAGCGCCGAGCGAGCGGAAAAATCCCAGCACTCTGCGCTGGATGATATTCCGCTGAGCCTGCCCGCGCTGATGCGCGCGCATAAAATCCAGAAGCGCTGCTCCGCCGTCGGTTTTGACTGGACCTCCCTCGGCCCTGTGCTGGATAAAGTGCACGAAGAGATTGACGAAGTCATGCACGAAGCGCAGCAGGCGGTAGTGGATGAAGCAAAGCTTGAGGAAGAGATGGGCGACCTGTTGTTCGCGACCGTCAACCTTTCTCGCCACCTGGGTGTAAAAGCGGAAACCGCCCTGCAAAAAGCCAACCTAAAATTCGAACGACGCTTTCGCGAAGTTGAGCGGATTGTCGCCTCGCGAGGCCTGGAAATGAGCGGAATTGACCTCGAGGCAATGGAAGAAGTCTGGCAGGAAGTAAAGCGCCAGGAATCTGATCTCTAA
- the eno gene encoding phosphopyruvate hydratase, which translates to MSKIVKVIGREIIDSRGNPTVEAEVHLEGGFVGMAAAPSGASTGSREALELRDGDKSRFMGKGVLKAVGAVNGPIAQAILGKDAKDQAGIDKIMIDLDGTENKSNFGANAILAVSLANAKAAAAAKGMPLFEHIAELNGTPGKYSMPVPMMNIINGGEHADNNVDIQEFMIQPVGAKSLKEAVRMGSEVFHNLAKVLKAKGMNTAVGDEGGYAPNLGSNAEALAVIAEAVKAAGYELGKDITLAMDCAASEFYKDGKYVLAGEGNKAFTSEEFTHFLEDLTKQYPIVSIEDGLDESDWAGFAYQTKVLGDKIQLVGDDLFVTNTKILKEGIEKGIVNSILIKFNQIGSLTETLAAIKMAKDAGYTAVISHRSGETEDATIADLAVGTAAGQIKTGSMSRSDRVAKYNQLIRIEEALGEKAPYNGLKEIKGQA; encoded by the coding sequence ATGTCCAAAATCGTTAAAGTCATCGGTCGTGAAATCATCGACTCCCGTGGTAACCCGACCGTTGAAGCCGAAGTTCACCTGGAAGGTGGTTTCGTTGGTATGGCTGCTGCTCCATCAGGCGCTTCTACTGGTTCTCGCGAAGCGCTGGAACTGCGCGATGGCGACAAATCCCGCTTCATGGGCAAAGGCGTACTGAAAGCGGTTGGCGCTGTAAACGGTCCGATTGCTCAGGCAATCCTTGGCAAAGACGCCAAAGACCAGGCTGGCATCGACAAGATCATGATCGATCTGGACGGTACTGAAAACAAATCTAACTTCGGTGCGAACGCAATCCTGGCCGTTTCCCTGGCGAACGCCAAAGCGGCTGCGGCTGCTAAAGGTATGCCACTGTTCGAGCACATCGCTGAACTGAACGGCACCCCAGGCAAATACTCCATGCCTGTACCAATGATGAACATCATCAACGGCGGTGAGCATGCAGACAACAACGTTGATATTCAGGAATTCATGATTCAGCCAGTTGGCGCGAAATCCCTGAAAGAAGCCGTACGTATGGGTTCTGAAGTGTTCCACAACCTGGCTAAAGTTCTGAAAGCTAAAGGTATGAACACGGCTGTTGGTGACGAAGGTGGCTATGCGCCAAACCTGGGTTCTAACGCAGAAGCGCTGGCCGTTATCGCAGAAGCAGTTAAAGCTGCTGGTTACGAGCTGGGCAAAGACATCACCCTGGCGATGGACTGTGCAGCATCTGAATTCTACAAAGACGGTAAATACGTTCTGGCTGGCGAAGGCAACAAAGCGTTCACCTCCGAAGAGTTCACTCACTTCCTGGAAGACCTGACCAAACAGTACCCAATCGTGTCTATCGAAGACGGTCTGGACGAGTCTGACTGGGCTGGCTTCGCATACCAGACTAAAGTACTGGGCGACAAAATCCAGCTGGTTGGTGACGACCTGTTCGTAACCAACACCAAGATCCTGAAAGAAGGCATCGAGAAAGGCATCGTTAACTCCATCCTGATCAAATTCAACCAGATCGGTTCTCTGACCGAAACTCTGGCTGCGATCAAAATGGCGAAAGACGCTGGCTACACCGCGGTTATCTCTCACCGTTCTGGCGAAACTGAAGACGCTACCATTGCTGACCTGGCTGTGGGTACCGCTGCAGGCCAGATCAAAACCGGTTCTATGAGCCGTTCTGACCGTGTTGCTAAATACAACCAGCTGATTCGTATCGAAGAAGCGCTGGGCGAAAAAGCACCATACAACGGTCTGAAAGAGATCAAAGGCCAGGCATAA